The following DNA comes from Tumebacillus amylolyticus.
AGTCATCGTCAATGCCGATTGCGTTGACTCCCAACAACTGCGTCCAGAGGTCGACCAATTTTCGTTCAACATCGGTGCGCGGTCCTGCATGTTCAACCCGCTCTTCCTCAACCGCCGGTGTGACGACGGGGAGCGCGTTGCGGTCAATCTTGCCGCTTGTCGTCAGAGGCATCGCTTCCAGACGGCAGAACAGCGACGGCACCATGAAGCTTGGCAGGAAGCGCCCAAGGTGCGCTTTGATTTCGTGAAGGTCGAGGTCTGTCTTCGAGACGTAGTACGCGACGAGCTGCTTGTTGCCCAGGGCATCGTCCCGATCGACTACGACTGCTTCGTTGATGGCAGGTTGTGCAAGCAAAATGCTTTCCACCTCGCCAAGTTCGATGCGATAGCCGCGAATCTTCACTTGATGGTCGATCCGACCCAAGAATTCCACGTGTCCGTCAGACAGCCATCGCACGAGGTCGCCCGTGCGGTACATGCGCTCTCCGGTGACGAACGGATCGTCCACGAATTTCTCCGCTGTGAGCGATTCGTTGTTCAGATAGCCACTCGCCAAGCCGGCCCCTGCAATGTACAGCTCGCCGACGACGCCGATTGGAGTCGGGTGCATGTGTGGGTCCAGGATGTAGACACGGACATTGGGGAGTGGTTTTCCAATCGGGATGTTGTGATACGCCTTGCGATGCTCCAAAGGGAAGGTTGTGGTGATGACGGTCGCTTCCGTCGGGCCGTACAAGTTGTGCAACTGCGCGGTCGAGCCCAAACGCTCAAACTGTTCCACCAATTCCTTGGGCAGAGCTTCCCCTGCGAGAAGCAGATAGCGCAGAATGTTCAGCACGGACACCTCGTCCCCGACTGCATTCAAGAACACTTTGAACATGGAGGGAACGAAGTTCAGCAGACGAATCTGATGGTCGATGACGGCGCGCAAGATTGCTTTCGGACTGCGGTGTCCCCCCTCTTCCAGCACGACGAGGCGACCACCCGTCAGCGTCCAGCCGTACAATTCGTTGACCGATACGTCAAAGGTGTACGGGGTCTTGAGCAAGAACGCGTCCTCTGCCGTCATCGGATACTGCGCTTGCATCGCATACAAGTAATTCACGATGCTTGCATGCTGAACCATGACACCCTTCGGCTTGCCGGTTGAGCCGGAGGTATACAGGATGTACGCCAGATCGTTTGGAGTGGTCAGGAGGTCGAGGTCAACCGAGTCCCCTTGGTAGAGTTCGGGTTGTTTCAGATCCACGACCGCTCCGGCAAATGTCGTTTTTTCCAAATAGGCAGTCTCTGTCAACAGCACGAGAGCCGCGCTGTCTTTCAACAGATAGCCCACGCGATCTTCCGGGTACTCCGGATCGATGGGCACGTACGCCCCGCCGGCTTTCAACACTGCATAGACCGCCACGACCAGTTCCACAGAACGGGTCAACAGGAGGCCGACTCTCTCGCCTCGTCCAATGCCAAGTTCGCGCAATCGGCGGGCGATTTGGTTGGCTCGTGCGTTGATCTCTGCGTAGGTGTATCCGACTCCCTCCGCAATCACGGCGATACGGTCCGGGGTTTGGGCGGATTGTGTTTCGAGAAGTTCATGCAACAGCCCTTTGTGCAACAGGTTCGTTTGGGTGTCGTTGAACGTCCGAAGCACGGTGTTTCGCTCCTCGTCAGGGAGCAATGCGATGTCCTTCAACTCTTGGTTGGGATTCGCCATCGCGCTTTCCAGAAGGGTTAGGAAGTGAGCGGCGAATCGTTGCATCGTCGCTTTTTCAAACAGTTGGGTCGCGTATTCCACTGCCATCAGCAAACCCTTCTCTTCTTGGTGGAACTCGAGGGTGAGGTCCACCTTGGAAGCTTGGTGGGCAAACGGGTACGGAGTGAAGGTCAGTTCGTCCGCAGCGACCGTCGTCCGGGTATTATTTTGCATGACGAGCATCGTGTCGAAAAGTGCGTTGCGACTGGTGTCACGCTGCAAGTGAAGCTGATCAACCACCTCTTCAAACGGAACCTCTTGGTTCTGGAACGCGTTGATTGAACTGCTCTTGACTTCTGCGAGGAAGTCGGTGAACGTGCGATGCGCCTGCGGTCGGTTGCGCATCGCCAGCGTGTTCACGAACATGCCGATCATCGGATCGAGATCGCTGTGTACGCGCCCGGCGATCGGGGTGCCCACGATGATGTCTTCCTGCTGTGTGTAGCGGTGCAAAAGCACGTTGTAGGTTGCAAGCAACACCATATAAGGGGTGACACCCTGCCCATCCGCGAAGAGTTGGAGGCGTTGGGACAGGTGTGCCGGCAACTTCATCTGGAAGCGGTCCCCTGCAAAACTTTGGTTCAGCGGGCGCGGGCGGTCCGTGGGAAGTTGCAGAATCGGAAGTTCCCCACTGAGGTATTCCTGCCAAAACTGCCCCTGTTCCTGCATCTCGCCACTCTTCGAACGGTTGCGTTGCCACGCGGCATAGTCCTTGTACTGCAAGGACAACGGGCGAAGTTCCTCCCCTTGGTAGAGTGCGATCCATTCACGTTCCAGCAGAGCCAGTGACACGCCGTCCGCGATGATGTGGTGCAAGTCGAACAACAGCCAATGTCGCGTCGCATCCCCGTGAAGCGAGATCAGACCGATTCGCATCAACGGTGCCTGTTTCAAGTCGAAGGGACGGATGAACGATTGGATCAAGGGCTGCACGTCCACGTCGCTTGCAGCGTGCAGGTGTTTCACCGCCAATTCAACCTCTTCGTGTACGATCTGCACCGGCTGGCAGTCAATGAACTGGAAGGAAGTGCGCAGAGCTTCATGGCGTTCCACCAATTGCCGAACTGCTTTTTCCAAACGATCCACATCGAGCGGGCCGTCTACAAGCAAGACACCCGGAATGTTGTAGGTGGTGCCGAGCCCTTCGAAGCGGTTCAGAATGTACAGACGTTTCTGTGCAGAGGAAACAGGATAGTGATCTTGACGGGCCAGATTCGGGATGCTGTGGTAGGTGCGCTCTTCTTGTCCTTGGAGGAGTGGCGCGAGTTCGGCGATGGTCGGTTTTTGGAACAGTTCGCGCAAGGGAACGTCCACGCCAAGCACCCGTTGAATCTGCGCCACAACGGAAGTCATTTGCAACGAGTTGCCTCCCAATTCGAAGAAGCTGTCGTTGACCCCGATCTTCTCCACGCCCAGGAGGTTGCTCCAGATGTCAACCAACGCGCGTTCGGTCGAGGTGTTCGGAGCGACATACGCGGCGGTCGCTTGTTGCCAGAGCGGTTCGGGCAGCGCTTTGCGGTCAATCTTGCCATTGGGTGTGATCGGCAAGCGCTCGATTTCAATCAGATAAGCAGGAACCATGTAGTCCGGAAGGTCTTGAGCCAATGCACGACGCACTTCCACGAGGTCTAACGAGGTCTCCGGAACGAGGTACGCGCACAAGTACGGATCTCCGCCCTCTCCGGCACGCCGAGCAAGCACAACGGCTTCGCGTATGTTCGGAGATGACAGCAGACGGCTTTCGATCTCGCCCAGTTCGATGCGCAGACCGCGAATTTTGACTTGGTCATCGAGACGACCGAGGTAGTCCAAATTTCCGTCCGGCAACCATCTGGCGAGGTCCCCTGTTCGGTACATGCGCTGTTCGTTCATGCCCGTGTTTTCTTCGGCAAACGGATTGGGCGGGAATTTCTCTGCGTTCAGTTCAGGTCTGTTTAAATAGCCGCGGGCGAGTCCATCTCCTGTGAGGCAGAGCTCTCCCGGCACGCCAATCGGTTGTAATTGGTTGCGCGGGCCGACGATATACGCTTTTTGGTTCATTAGCGGAGGGCCGATCGGCAAGCTTGGGAGGTTGTCCAGTTCGTCATAGTGTACGTGATACAACGAGGAGTCCACTGTCGTCTCGGTCGGGCCGTAGGCGTTCGTCAGAATCGGACGTTGCGAACCGAACCGGCTTAGAAAATGCTTGGCAAGCAACGGCGGCAACGCTTCCCCCGCGATGACCACGTGTTGAAGCACGACTCCTGCGTTCTCATCCAGATGTTCTGCAAGCAAGCGCAGATGTGTCGGGGTGCCGTCGGAGATCTGTACCTGGTGGCGTCGGAAAAAGTCGCGCAGTTTCGCTCCATCCACACGGGCCTCCTCCGGTACGACGTACAAGGAATGCCCATTCAACAGCGCTCCGAGCATGTTCTGCACGTGTGCGTCAAACTCAAACGGCGAGACGAGGCCGACGCGGGACGGCGCAACGTATCGACCGAACACTTCCTTCGAAATGCCCCAGATGAAGTTCACGACGCTTCGGTGTTCGATCATCGTGCCTTTCGGTTTCCCCGTCGAGCCCGATGTGAAGATGACGTACGCGAGGGAGGTCGGATCGTCGATGTCCGGCAGTTCACCCGCTTCCACAGTTAAAAGTTCGCGGAGGACGTCTTTCGTAATCAACAGCGGAGAGTTGCAGTCCTCCAGTATTCCTTGGACACGGTTCTCCGGGAGTTTTTGAGAAACGGGCAGATAGGCCGCTCCCGCTTTCAACACCCCAAGCATGGCAACAACGGCGTCGGGCGTCCGGTCGAGCAGGAATCCGACGATTTGCCCCTGACCGATGCCCTTTTGGCGCAAGGCGGTGGCGACACGGTTGGCTTGCTGTTGCAATTGAGCGTAGGTGTAGTGCATCTCCTCGCCCGCCACTGCGATGCGATCCGGGGTGGCAAAAGCTTGAGCGTCAAACAATTGCACCACGGTGCTCTCGCGCGGGTATTCGCTTCCGGTGTCGTTGAAGCGGCGCAGTTCTTCGCGCTCGTCCTCCGGTATCCAATCGAGGCTCACGTGCGGCGCATCCGGATTCTTGACGCCTTGTTGAAGCAAAGCGACGAAGTGGGAGCCCAATCGCTCTACCGTCGACGATTGGAACCGCGAAGCGCGGTCTTGAATCTCACCCTCGAGTCGGTTCTCCCCTCGACGGAACGAGAACACCAACTCAGGTTCTGCACAGTCAAGGTAGTGGGCGTCGTGCAGTTCTTCGAGAAGAATCGCGGTTCGAAACGGATAGGATCTCCCGTCGGGAAGCGGATGGTCCAACTGGTCGCGCAACGTGATCAGCGGGAAGTTCTGGTGCTCCATCGCTCCTGCCAATGTGTCCCGCACCTTCATGAGCAATTGTTTGAACGAGAGGTCTTCTTGCAAAGCTTGGCGCAAGACGAGCACGGTGTTGATGAAGTCGGCCTCTCCTTGCTGGCGGTTCACCGGGGCTCCGATCACGATGTCTTGCAGACCCGTGTACTTGTTCAGCAACAAGGTCAGACCGGCCGTCAACACCATGAAGAGGCGTAAGTCCGATTGGTTGGAGAGCTTTTGCAACCGATCATAGAGTTCGCCTTCGATGACGAAGGGAGCCACGAATGGCTCTCCCTCACATCGTTGCGCGTGCAGACGGTCGCCGGGGAAGCGGCTGTCCGCCAACTCCCCTGCCATTTTTTCCGTCCAATACGCTCGTTCTTTCGATTTTTGGTGGGCGATAACCATCAGGTCTTCTGTGACGATTTGTACAGCCATGCCTCTATCGCTCCTTCGCGTGTGTGGTTTAGAATTCAAAGTCTCCAAGGTCATCCGGCAACGCCACCGCCTGCAGTTCCTGTAGATCATGTTGGAAGTGGAGGTTGCCAAGCGATAGGTTCACATCGTTCGTTACTCTCTCCAGCACTTCCCGGAAGCGTTCGCACATCTTCTCCACCGTTTCTCGTTTGAACAGCGCGGCAGCATACTCCATCGTCAACTCGATGGAATCCGGGGTTTCCACCGCACGCAGCAACAAGTCAAACTGCGCTCGTTTGTGATCGTAGTCATAAGGAGTTACGCGCAGTCCGTCCACTTCCAGCGCTTCGGTATCCATGTGCTGTTGCACGAACGCGACATCGAACAACGGGTTGCGGCTCAAGTTTCCTTGGAGGCCCAGGGTCTGGACGAGGGTTTCGTACTGATACTTTTGGTGATCATACGCCGAGAGCGAGTCCACACGCACTTCGTTCAAGAACTCGCGGAACGACTTGTGAGCTTGTGGACGGTTCCGCATCGCCAGCATGTTGACGAACACGCCGATGATGTTCTGCAAGTCTACGTGCGGTCGTCCCGTGATCGGAGAGCCGATCACGATGTCGTCCTGACCGCTGTATTTGCTGAGCAGCACGGTATACGCCGCGAGCAAGACGGTGTACAGGGTGGTCTCTTCCCGAGCGGCGATCTCGCGGATCTTCGCTGTCAGCGAAGCGTCGAGTGTAAACGTAAGCGTTCGTCCCACAGCATCCGGAGTCTGCGGACGCGGGAAGTCGGTCGGCAGCTCCAAGACCGGGATCTCGCCTTGGAAGCGCTCCAACCAGTACGCTTCGTGGCGGGAAACTGCTTCGCGCTCTTGGTCGCTGTTCTGCCACTCTGTGTAGTCCTTGTACTGGATGCGCAGCGGAGCCAACTCTTCGCCTGAATAGAGCGTGAGGAAGTCCCGAACGAAGATGTCGTAGGACACACCGTCCGTCACGATGTGGTGCAAGTCGATGACCAAGACATGCTCCTCGGCTGCGAGACGGATCAGCGCGATGCGCAGATAGGGAGGGACGGCGAAGTCGAACGGACGCACGAAGTTTGTGATCAACTCGAGGGTTTCCTCTTGCGTCGCATCGAAATGCTCGACCGTAAGCTCCACGTTCGCGTGGATTTTTTGTTTCGGCTCGTCCCCGACCATCTCAAGTGTCGTGCGGAAAATTTCGTGGTGGGCAACCAAGCGGCGGAAGCTGTCTTCCAGACGCGTTTTGTCTACTTTGCCCTGCAGCAACACCACAGAGGTGTCGTTGTAAGCGGTGCTCTCCGGGTTTAGACGGTGCAAGATGTAGAAGCGTTTT
Coding sequences within:
- a CDS encoding non-ribosomal peptide synthetase — protein: MAVQIVTEDLMVIAHQKSKERAYWTEKMAGELADSRFPGDRLHAQRCEGEPFVAPFVIEGELYDRLQKLSNQSDLRLFMVLTAGLTLLLNKYTGLQDIVIGAPVNRQQGEADFINTVLVLRQALQEDLSFKQLLMKVRDTLAGAMEHQNFPLITLRDQLDHPLPDGRSYPFRTAILLEELHDAHYLDCAEPELVFSFRRGENRLEGEIQDRASRFQSSTVERLGSHFVALLQQGVKNPDAPHVSLDWIPEDEREELRRFNDTGSEYPRESTVVQLFDAQAFATPDRIAVAGEEMHYTYAQLQQQANRVATALRQKGIGQGQIVGFLLDRTPDAVVAMLGVLKAGAAYLPVSQKLPENRVQGILEDCNSPLLITKDVLRELLTVEAGELPDIDDPTSLAYVIFTSGSTGKPKGTMIEHRSVVNFIWGISKEVFGRYVAPSRVGLVSPFEFDAHVQNMLGALLNGHSLYVVPEEARVDGAKLRDFFRRHQVQISDGTPTHLRLLAEHLDENAGVVLQHVVIAGEALPPLLAKHFLSRFGSQRPILTNAYGPTETTVDSSLYHVHYDELDNLPSLPIGPPLMNQKAYIVGPRNQLQPIGVPGELCLTGDGLARGYLNRPELNAEKFPPNPFAEENTGMNEQRMYRTGDLARWLPDGNLDYLGRLDDQVKIRGLRIELGEIESRLLSSPNIREAVVLARRAGEGGDPYLCAYLVPETSLDLVEVRRALAQDLPDYMVPAYLIEIERLPITPNGKIDRKALPEPLWQQATAAYVAPNTSTERALVDIWSNLLGVEKIGVNDSFFELGGNSLQMTSVVAQIQRVLGVDVPLRELFQKPTIAELAPLLQGQEERTYHSIPNLARQDHYPVSSAQKRLYILNRFEGLGTTYNIPGVLLVDGPLDVDRLEKAVRQLVERHEALRTSFQFIDCQPVQIVHEEVELAVKHLHAASDVDVQPLIQSFIRPFDLKQAPLMRIGLISLHGDATRHWLLFDLHHIIADGVSLALLEREWIALYQGEELRPLSLQYKDYAAWQRNRSKSGEMQEQGQFWQEYLSGELPILQLPTDRPRPLNQSFAGDRFQMKLPAHLSQRLQLFADGQGVTPYMVLLATYNVLLHRYTQQEDIIVGTPIAGRVHSDLDPMIGMFVNTLAMRNRPQAHRTFTDFLAEVKSSSINAFQNQEVPFEEVVDQLHLQRDTSRNALFDTMLVMQNNTRTTVAADELTFTPYPFAHQASKVDLTLEFHQEEKGLLMAVEYATQLFEKATMQRFAAHFLTLLESAMANPNQELKDIALLPDEERNTVLRTFNDTQTNLLHKGLLHELLETQSAQTPDRIAVIAEGVGYTYAEINARANQIARRLRELGIGRGERVGLLLTRSVELVVAVYAVLKAGGAYVPIDPEYPEDRVGYLLKDSAALVLLTETAYLEKTTFAGAVVDLKQPELYQGDSVDLDLLTTPNDLAYILYTSGSTGKPKGVMVQHASIVNYLYAMQAQYPMTAEDAFLLKTPYTFDVSVNELYGWTLTGGRLVVLEEGGHRSPKAILRAVIDHQIRLLNFVPSMFKVFLNAVGDEVSVLNILRYLLLAGEALPKELVEQFERLGSTAQLHNLYGPTEATVITTTFPLEHRKAYHNIPIGKPLPNVRVYILDPHMHPTPIGVVGELYIAGAGLASGYLNNESLTAEKFVDDPFVTGERMYRTGDLVRWLSDGHVEFLGRIDHQVKIRGYRIELGEVESILLAQPAINEAVVVDRDDALGNKQLVAYYVSKTDLDLHEIKAHLGRFLPSFMVPSLFCRLEAMPLTTSGKIDRNALPVVTPAVEEERVEHAGPRTDVERKLVDLWTQLLGVNAIGIDDDFFELGGNSLLAVELDLALEEADVRADDLVVYEHRSIRALAAHIEELRIATDEA